TATCGAAAACAAGTAATCGTCCTCAAGAAGAGAGGAAAGTAACCACAAATGAAGCCTAAACTCATAAATAAACATTCAGAATCTCACACAGATTAAACTCGCCTCCAACCTCAAAAAGTCATCAAGACGACTTAAAAAACCCACCACAACACCCATAAAGAGTGAGAGAAAGTCCCAATGCATTTAATTTGGGTTTGATCCAGCATTttcatgtttgtttgttttgagtagaatttttttattagtcTTCATGCAAAGCTGCTACCCACACATataaataagtacatattttatacaaattttttatgaggcCCATCTTGaatcccacacaaacgattcaagtcatttattaaatgtaaaattttttcaagattttttgcaaaaaatcagctcaatccgatacttatagatacttgatccaatcatctaacttttcattttgatttccaGATAGTGAacagttaaatgattggattgaaCATCAATAGAtttcggattgagctaattttttgcgaagatccttgaaaaaatattttacatttaataaatggttcggatcgtttgtgtgagaCTCGAGatgggctccacaaaaaattTATGTAGAATATGCACCTTATTTATACGTGTTTTTAGACTTCTCGAAAACGAAGACCAATTGGTCAACTGGTCAAGTCGCCGGCGTTTTATTGGGTGAAGTGAAGACGCAAAAATGAAAGACTGCTTTATACTCAATTTCATTCGTAAATACCTTATCTCTGCCTCTCCCAATTCCCCCAAATCTCTGTTATCTCCATTTCCGTCCATATATTCTCGGCCACCGTGACACTTTGATGGGATTGGCCGTGAAGCACCCTATGATCGCCGCCATGCTCCTCTGTTTCACGGCGGTCACCGCCCAGAACCTCAAGACTTTCACCGCTACATACGGACCGTTCAATTACACCTATTTCGATATATTCGGCCCAAAGAACTCAGCCAACATGTCCAACGGCGTGCTCCAATTGACTCCGAACTCAGCCTACCTGTCGGGCTCGTCGGGCAAGCCCCTCCAAAATCAGGTCGGAAGAACGCTGTTGAAACGACCGTTCACGTTGTCGGAACCAGGTTACAGCAAAACATCCGACAGGGTCGCCTCGTTCAACTCCTCCTTCCTCTTCAGCATCAGCCCGCTGGGCCGTAATACCACCCCGGGGGAAGGGCTGGCCTTCATAATAGCCCAGCCCTTCAAATACTGGCTTCCGTCACAGAGCTTCGGCCAGTATCTGGGCCTGACCAACCCCAACACCGATGGCGACCCTGCAAACAGCCTAGTAGCCATCGAGTTCGACAACGTCAAGCAGGAATTCGATCCGGATGCTAACCACGTGGGACTTAATATAAACAGCATCAAATCTACTGTTAATGCCTCTTTGACCCCATTCGGCATCGAACTTGCTCCAGAGGGCGAGGGCGAGGCCAGGTTTTACAATGCCTGGGTCCAGTACGACGGGGTCAGTAAGGTCATTGAGGTGTACATTGCACGACAAGCCAAGCTTGATGGGGAGACGCCCTTCAAGCCCGATACCCCGGTTTTAAAATCGAATCTCGATTTGGGAGAGGTTTTGAAATATCAGTACTCGTACTTTGGTTTTTCAGCATCCACAGGAAATAATGTGCAGCTCAACTCTATATTTAGATGGGACTTGACGGTGGAGTCCTTTGTGGAGGAACATCCACCGTGGGAAATGACTCCAAATCCTCCTCATTGGCAAAAGACTCTCCTTGTAGTCGGGTTTTCACTGCTTGTGATTGGGGTAGCAGTGACGGGCTACTATTACCTATACAAGAAGCGATCGATGGCACAGTTTAAGTCCAACATATTACTGGGGGCCTTGAAGAGATTGCCAGGAACCCCGAGGGAGTTCGAATTCAAGGATTTGAAGAAGGCGACAAACAACTTTGACGAGAAGAACAAGTTGGGCCGGGGTGGTTTCGGTGTAGTGTACCGAGGCCATCTCCATGATGAAAATCTGGAGGTGGCCGTCAAGTGGTTTTCTAGGGAAACCATGAAGGGTGAGGATGACTTCTTGGCCGAGCTCACCATCATCAATCGTCTCCGTCACAAACATCTTGTCCGATTGCTTGGTACGTCCTTTTCCAAGTCtacaactttttcttctttaatttgCTTCTAGCTAGTCAGGTTCAGTCGAAGAGATCGAAGCGAAGTCATCAATTTAACCATTCGCATGGTCGCCCCAAAGACTGAGCTTGTCTTTATGGTTCCTAAATGTCATCTCAATTCTGTTCTTGTTTTTCagctcattaaaaaaaaaaaaaaaaacttatcttaGTTCCAATAAGAGTGAGTTTCCGCTATTCTTTTTTTCATCTTCAATCTTCAGGTTAATGTCAATAGTCAAGTTCTTTCTGCTAATTGGTAATTTACTTGATATGTGGGAGAAGAATGGTATGCCTAGAAATCTGTGAAAATATGAGTTTTTAGTCCATTTAAGAGAAGCTCGTTGTTAAATATGGTATCTAAAGGGATTATTTTCATGAACCAAATTGAGGAGTTTTGGAAAACCGCATCATTTTGTTGTTGGGCAGAATAGCTAAAACATTTCGTagacaaattatttacttttaatgAACCAAATTGAGGAGTACTCTTTCTTTGTATGTGACAGGATGGTGTTACAATAATGGGAAGCTTCTACTTGTATATGACTACATGCCGAATGGTTGTCTCGACGCACACCTATTCACTAAAGCGCCAGACATCAAGCCACTAACTTGGGATCAACGTTACAATATCATCTCCGGGGTGGCCTCGGCATTGAACTACCTCCACAATGAGTACGACCAGAAGGTGGTCCATCGGGACCTCAAGTCTAGTAACATCATGCTAGACTCTGACTTCAACGCCCGGCTAGGGGATTTCGGCCTCGCTCGCACCCTGGACAAGGAGAAGACCTCGTACTCAGAAGTCGAGGGCGTGGCCGGCACACTTGGCTACATTGCGCCTGAATGCTTTTTGACAGGTAAGGCCACCCAACAGTCTGACGTCTACGGGTTCGGTGTAGTCTTGTTGGAAATAGTTTGTGGCTTGCGAACTGGAACAAGGATTGGTGAGTTCCGCTTTTTGGTCGATTGGGTCTGGTCCCTGCACCGAGAAGGCCGTATATTAGATGCCATAGAAGAGCGGCTTGGAGATGAGTATGTTGTTGAGGAAGCTCAGAAAGTGCTCGTTTTGGCTTTGGCATGTTGTCATCCGATAGCAAGCGAAAGGCCTAGAACTCAAGCAATTGTTCATATCATATCCGGTTTAGTTCCGGTGCCTTATGTGCCACCATTCAAAC
This DNA window, taken from Rhododendron vialii isolate Sample 1 chromosome 8a, ASM3025357v1, encodes the following:
- the LOC131299040 gene encoding probable L-type lectin-domain containing receptor kinase S.5 — encoded protein: MGLAVKHPMIAAMLLCFTAVTAQNLKTFTATYGPFNYTYFDIFGPKNSANMSNGVLQLTPNSAYLSGSSGKPLQNQVGRTLLKRPFTLSEPGYSKTSDRVASFNSSFLFSISPLGRNTTPGEGLAFIIAQPFKYWLPSQSFGQYLGLTNPNTDGDPANSLVAIEFDNVKQEFDPDANHVGLNINSIKSTVNASLTPFGIELAPEGEGEARFYNAWVQYDGVSKVIEVYIARQAKLDGETPFKPDTPVLKSNLDLGEVLKYQYSYFGFSASTGNNVQLNSIFRWDLTVESFVEEHPPWEMTPNPPHWQKTLLVVGFSLLVIGVAVTGYYYLYKKRSMAQFKSNILLGALKRLPGTPREFEFKDLKKATNNFDEKNKLGRGGFGVVYRGHLHDENLEVAVKWFSRETMKGEDDFLAELTIINRLRHKHLVRLLGWCYNNGKLLLVYDYMPNGCLDAHLFTKAPDIKPLTWDQRYNIISGVASALNYLHNEYDQKVVHRDLKSSNIMLDSDFNARLGDFGLARTLDKEKTSYSEVEGVAGTLGYIAPECFLTGKATQQSDVYGFGVVLLEIVCGLRTGTRIGEFRFLVDWVWSLHREGRILDAIEERLGDEYVVEEAQKVLVLALACCHPIASERPRTQAIVHIISGLVPVPYVPPFKPVFVWPSMPNLEDDDISSLGSTTETESFPTTHLGSGFTPQSISRELYARDKFKSV